From a region of the Aeoliella mucimassa genome:
- a CDS encoding prenyltransferase/squalene oxidase repeat-containing protein gives MPSADAHLDLVELPSAIDSDITPPGRRPASAMDPNSEEPPALVEPLFDFGSVIRGAPPWLLSAAIHMVAFIVLGLLAMVVVEDSPFVLVAEFGENDIDADLDAIPDLTPTADLELQTDEIMPQDLPVVENPFSMPDLTAIQPNGLVLGSDTPSISVGLELKGREPGMREAMLAATGGTSGTENAVIEGLKWLARNQRRDGSWSLQGPYRGGATSRENLEAATAMALLAFQGHGHTHKSPPEDPFYRVVARGWHWLLSQQHDDGHFYGEVGNDRLYTHAQCTMALCELYAMTGDYELRKPAQKAVDYCVKIQTKKGGWRYTPGTDEDLSVTGWFAMALQSARMAGVEVPSDTFENLRNYLNSFDHEYGSRYSYQPNQSVTPAMTAEGLLCRQYLGWSRDDHRLVDGVSYLRGFLPEWNERNMYHWYYATQVMHHMEGEPWKEWNGIMRELLPSKQEKTGRERGSWTQAGDRHGTAGGRLYTTCLSIYILEVYYRHLPLYSNRVMH, from the coding sequence ATGCCATCCGCCGATGCCCATCTCGACCTGGTTGAGCTGCCGTCGGCGATCGACTCTGATATCACCCCTCCTGGCCGGCGGCCAGCTTCGGCCATGGACCCCAATTCCGAGGAGCCCCCTGCCCTGGTCGAACCGCTGTTCGACTTCGGCTCGGTGATTCGCGGTGCCCCGCCGTGGCTTTTGAGTGCGGCAATACACATGGTGGCTTTCATTGTGCTTGGCCTATTGGCCATGGTGGTAGTGGAGGATAGCCCGTTCGTCTTGGTGGCGGAGTTTGGTGAAAACGACATCGATGCCGATCTCGATGCGATTCCCGATCTTACTCCCACCGCCGACCTGGAGCTTCAGACCGACGAAATCATGCCGCAGGACTTGCCGGTGGTCGAAAACCCATTCAGCATGCCTGATCTGACTGCGATTCAACCCAACGGACTGGTGCTGGGGAGCGATACTCCTTCGATATCAGTCGGACTGGAGCTAAAAGGTCGTGAGCCTGGCATGCGCGAAGCGATGCTGGCAGCCACCGGTGGAACATCTGGCACCGAGAACGCCGTGATCGAGGGACTCAAGTGGCTCGCCCGCAATCAACGACGTGATGGTTCATGGAGTTTACAGGGCCCCTATCGTGGTGGGGCGACTAGCCGTGAGAACCTCGAGGCGGCCACCGCCATGGCGCTACTCGCCTTTCAAGGGCATGGACATACTCACAAATCGCCGCCCGAAGATCCTTTCTACCGAGTTGTCGCCCGAGGCTGGCATTGGCTCCTTTCACAACAGCACGACGATGGGCATTTTTATGGCGAAGTCGGCAACGACCGCCTGTATACCCACGCCCAGTGCACGATGGCTTTATGCGAACTCTATGCCATGACAGGCGACTACGAACTTCGTAAGCCCGCCCAAAAAGCGGTGGACTACTGCGTAAAGATTCAAACCAAGAAAGGGGGCTGGCGTTACACTCCCGGAACCGATGAAGACCTTTCGGTGACCGGTTGGTTTGCGATGGCACTGCAGAGCGCCCGGATGGCTGGCGTCGAAGTCCCTAGCGACACGTTCGAGAACCTAAGAAATTACTTGAACAGCTTCGATCACGAATATGGCAGTCGCTATTCCTACCAACCCAACCAAAGTGTGACCCCTGCGATGACAGCCGAAGGCTTGCTTTGCCGGCAGTACCTGGGATGGTCTCGAGACGATCATCGCCTTGTAGACGGAGTGAGCTATCTGCGAGGCTTCTTACCGGAGTGGAACGAACGCAATATGTATCACTGGTACTATGCGACGCAGGTGATGCATCACATGGAGGGAGAGCCCTGGAAAGAGTGGAACGGCATCATGCGCGAATTACTCCCCAGCAAGCAAGAAAAAACGGGCCGCGAACGTGGCAGCTGGACTCAAGCGGGCGACCGTCATGGCACCGCAGGCGGCCGACTCTACACCACCTGCCTGTCGATTTACATCCTGGAGGTCTACTACCGCCACCTGCCGCTCTACAGCAACCGCGTGATGCACTAG
- the ppc gene encoding phosphoenolpyruvate carboxylase produces the protein MPSDQKLREEVDYLGREFGDAFARFEGAEAFELVEAVRAEARRFCDGDETAGEQLAERLAGLSLDQIRIVVKAFSLFLELANLAEDRQRMRVLRERASECYPGPYHESVRAGVATLKDQEFSAEEVQAALEKIDIELVFTAHPTEAKRQSLRSKLRLIRHLLADRDAGNLSQGDVKAIEEKIKLELLKLWQTNLVRPMRPTVLEEVRRGLAIQEPLWRTAPRIIRDLRDAITEYFPDQPVTVPRVLRFGSWMGGDRDGHPHVTSDITLQTVLWLRHAAVEAHLDTCKRLLESLSMACSHTHSCDDLLTQTESACENWPALQAELEGLAPEEGYRQWLRVIWWRLEQTRALGLEGPWPDGAYVSSKELAADLELVKSALIETGNVEIASSELQAWLDQITVFGLHFARLDIRQHSEVYKSVIEEIWRATRLIGDGELTEERRMEVLQQTLPVAPNLSPVEVSSIARETLQLFRVLRRIARRFGMGPLGMHVVSMTHNASDLLNVLWLWKWSERVDGGHPSDPELRLPIVPLLETVSDLQHGSQVLRDALAVTEYREHVRALGDQQTVMVGYSDSTKDGGYLAANWALQLGQIEVFETCKQLGVHVGFFHGRGGSLGRGGGPTARAILSLPGETFDGSLRLTEQGEVLAERYDDTLVAYRHLEQVFWSTLMAATHDYSTDQIDVWRGFGERMAQCSLKAYRSLIEQPGFVSFFRNATPIDGIERLQIGSRPAKRKGSDRIEDLRAIPWVFSWTQCRCLLPAWYGMGTAVAEELKDPEATAKLQEMYRSWRYFRAMVDNAVLAVSKANMPVFRRYVALAMESAADPEPIERIAEAIYAEHQRTREALEVITGSESLLQDIPWLKRSITVRNRYVDPLNFIQVELLRRTKLKTTDEAAVEELDRVSQLAIKGVAADMRTTG, from the coding sequence ATGCCCAGCGACCAGAAACTCCGTGAAGAAGTTGATTACCTTGGCCGTGAATTTGGCGATGCATTTGCTCGCTTCGAAGGCGCTGAGGCCTTTGAGTTGGTCGAAGCCGTGCGGGCCGAAGCCCGGCGATTTTGCGATGGCGACGAAACCGCCGGCGAGCAACTTGCCGAACGGCTGGCTGGGCTCTCGCTCGATCAAATTCGGATTGTGGTCAAGGCCTTCAGCCTTTTCCTTGAGTTAGCCAATCTGGCCGAAGACCGTCAGCGGATGCGAGTGCTCCGCGAACGGGCGAGCGAGTGCTATCCCGGTCCCTATCACGAATCGGTGCGTGCCGGTGTAGCGACGCTTAAGGATCAAGAGTTTTCCGCCGAAGAGGTACAAGCCGCGCTCGAAAAGATTGATATCGAGTTGGTATTCACCGCGCATCCCACCGAAGCGAAGCGACAAAGCCTACGTTCGAAGCTGCGTTTGATTCGCCATCTGCTGGCCGATCGCGATGCGGGCAATCTATCGCAAGGCGATGTGAAAGCGATTGAAGAGAAGATCAAGCTGGAGTTGCTCAAGCTCTGGCAAACCAACCTCGTCCGCCCGATGCGTCCCACTGTGTTGGAGGAAGTGCGCCGGGGGCTGGCGATTCAAGAACCATTATGGCGAACGGCTCCGCGAATCATTCGCGACCTCCGCGACGCGATCACCGAATACTTCCCCGACCAACCGGTTACTGTGCCGCGCGTACTGCGATTTGGTAGTTGGATGGGGGGCGACCGCGACGGCCATCCTCACGTAACTTCCGACATCACTTTACAAACCGTGTTGTGGCTGCGTCATGCCGCGGTCGAGGCCCATCTCGATACCTGCAAGCGATTGCTTGAATCGCTGAGCATGGCATGCAGTCACACACATAGCTGCGACGATTTGCTTACTCAAACGGAGTCCGCTTGCGAGAATTGGCCAGCCTTACAGGCCGAACTCGAAGGACTTGCACCGGAGGAAGGCTACCGCCAGTGGCTGCGCGTGATTTGGTGGCGACTCGAGCAGACCCGCGCGCTTGGTCTCGAAGGACCTTGGCCCGATGGTGCCTATGTGTCGTCGAAGGAGTTGGCCGCCGATCTGGAGTTGGTGAAAAGTGCATTGATTGAGACTGGCAATGTCGAAATCGCTAGCTCGGAGTTGCAGGCGTGGCTCGATCAGATCACGGTTTTCGGATTGCACTTCGCCCGGCTCGACATTCGTCAGCATTCCGAAGTCTATAAGTCGGTAATCGAAGAGATTTGGCGTGCTACGCGACTGATCGGCGATGGCGAACTGACTGAAGAACGCCGGATGGAGGTACTGCAACAAACATTGCCAGTCGCCCCGAACCTGTCGCCGGTCGAGGTGTCGAGCATCGCCCGCGAGACGCTTCAACTGTTCCGCGTGCTCCGTCGCATCGCTCGCCGATTTGGCATGGGACCACTCGGCATGCATGTAGTAAGCATGACCCACAACGCGAGCGACTTGCTCAATGTTCTCTGGTTATGGAAGTGGTCGGAGCGTGTCGACGGAGGCCATCCCAGTGACCCGGAACTGCGACTGCCGATTGTGCCGTTGCTCGAAACGGTTTCCGACCTGCAGCATGGATCGCAAGTGTTGCGCGATGCTCTGGCAGTCACCGAGTATCGCGAGCATGTTCGTGCACTCGGCGATCAGCAAACCGTGATGGTTGGATACAGCGACAGCACCAAAGATGGCGGCTATCTGGCTGCGAACTGGGCACTGCAACTTGGTCAGATCGAAGTGTTCGAAACCTGTAAGCAACTCGGCGTGCACGTTGGATTCTTCCATGGCCGTGGTGGCTCGCTCGGCCGCGGCGGCGGCCCCACCGCCCGCGCGATTCTTTCGCTGCCAGGCGAAACGTTCGACGGCTCGTTGCGATTGACCGAGCAGGGCGAGGTGTTGGCCGAACGATACGACGACACGCTGGTTGCCTATCGGCATCTGGAGCAGGTGTTCTGGAGCACGCTCATGGCAGCAACGCACGATTATTCAACCGACCAGATCGACGTCTGGCGAGGCTTCGGCGAACGCATGGCTCAATGCTCGCTCAAGGCCTATCGGTCGTTGATCGAGCAGCCCGGCTTTGTCAGCTTCTTCCGCAATGCGACGCCGATCGACGGCATCGAACGGTTGCAAATCGGCTCGCGCCCCGCGAAACGCAAGGGGAGCGATCGGATCGAGGACCTTCGAGCGATCCCATGGGTCTTCTCCTGGACGCAGTGCCGATGCTTGCTGCCTGCTTGGTACGGAATGGGAACCGCGGTCGCTGAGGAATTAAAAGATCCAGAAGCAACCGCCAAACTGCAAGAGATGTACCGCAGCTGGCGTTACTTCCGTGCCATGGTCGACAATGCGGTGCTGGCAGTGTCGAAGGCCAACATGCCGGTGTTCCGTCGCTACGTCGCATTGGCAATGGAGTCGGCCGCCGACCCCGAACCAATCGAGCGGATCGCCGAGGCAATCTATGCCGAACACCAACGCACCCGCGAAGCGCTGGAAGTGATCACCGGCAGCGAATCCTTACTGCAAGACATTCCTTGGCTGAAGCGTTCGATCACGGTGCGAAACCGGTACGTCGATCCGCTGAACTTCATCCAAGTCGAACTGCTCCGCCGAACCAAGCTGAAAACAACTGACGAAGCCGCCGTCGAGGAACTCGACCGGGTGAGTCAGCTAGCCATCAAAGGCGTGGCAGCCGACATGCGAACTACCGGCTAA
- a CDS encoding LysR family transcriptional regulator, translating into MDIEQLKQFLQVARLGNITRAAEELAISQPTLSRSIQRLEEEFGQPLLERKTRAVALTDAGVLLKSRAEQIIGILDDTKAEMTDDGRSGRLRIGAIPTIAPYFLPDFLRYFREQFAEAVMIVQEETTDNLLASCKQGEVDLAILALPIAAKYVDTEALFDEELLLTMPVGHPLATKKRVVVDDVEPYPFVLLGEAHCLTSSVVSSCRQRSFQPVAVERTSQLATVQELVSLGHGVSMIPKMAHRCDASKTRVYRSFDGAKPKRTVAMAWNPYRFESRLLLALRDKLREYCSEHYSA; encoded by the coding sequence ATGGACATCGAACAACTTAAGCAGTTTTTGCAGGTTGCCCGGCTTGGCAATATTACCAGGGCTGCCGAGGAGCTCGCCATCTCGCAACCGACACTCAGCCGGTCGATTCAACGACTGGAAGAAGAGTTCGGCCAGCCGTTATTAGAGCGTAAGACTCGCGCGGTGGCACTCACCGATGCAGGTGTATTGTTGAAAAGTCGCGCCGAGCAAATCATCGGCATCCTCGACGATACCAAAGCCGAGATGACCGACGACGGGCGGAGCGGTCGATTGCGCATCGGGGCAATTCCCACGATTGCGCCCTACTTTCTGCCAGACTTTCTCCGCTATTTCCGTGAGCAGTTCGCCGAAGCGGTGATGATTGTGCAGGAAGAAACTACCGACAACCTGCTGGCGTCCTGCAAACAAGGAGAGGTCGACTTGGCGATCTTAGCGCTGCCGATTGCAGCGAAGTACGTCGATACCGAAGCACTGTTCGACGAAGAATTACTGTTAACGATGCCGGTCGGACATCCTTTGGCAACGAAAAAGAGAGTGGTTGTCGACGATGTCGAGCCGTACCCGTTTGTGTTGCTGGGGGAAGCACACTGCTTGACCAGCAGCGTGGTAAGTTCGTGCCGCCAACGATCGTTTCAGCCGGTAGCGGTCGAACGCACCAGTCAGCTGGCAACCGTGCAGGAACTGGTATCGCTAGGGCATGGCGTGTCGATGATTCCGAAGATGGCGCACCGCTGCGACGCTTCGAAAACCAGAGTCTATCGTTCATTCGATGGTGCAAAGCCGAAGCGCACCGTGGCCATGGCCTGGAATCCTTACCGATTCGAGAGTCGGCTGCTGCTAGCCTTGCGTGATAAGCTGCGTGAATACTGTAGCGAACATTATTCGGCGTGA
- the katG gene encoding catalase/peroxidase HPI, which yields MAASAQQTAVDSPSTAGIGMHGNTSTGYMTNDDWWPNQLNLRILHQNSPLSNPMGPDFDYAAEFSKLDLAEVKKDIKALMTDSQDWWPADYGHYGPFFIRMAWHSAGTYRVADGRGGASDGTQRFAPLNSWPDNANLDKARRLLWPIKQKYGDKLSWADLMVLTGNCALESMGFETIGFAGGREDVWVPQEDVYWGPESEWMGTERYKGGDDLDTPLGATTMGLIYVNPEGPKGKPDPMAAAQAIRLTFGRMAMNDEETVALIAGGHTFGKAHGAASPAKYVGPEPEGAGIEEQGLGWHNKLGKGNGDQTITSGLEGAWTTTPAQWSHDYFQHLYGYEWELTKSPAGAQQWTPVDGSGDGTVPDAHDPSKTHAPMMFTTDIALKTDPEYAKISKRFYEHPEEFEKAFAKAWFKLTHRDMGPVSRYLGPEIPVEDFLWQDPLPAVNYTVVSDNDVAALKSQILESGLSVSDLVSTAWASAASYRDSDKRGGANGARIRLAPAKNWEVNEPAQLSKVLKVLTKIQQDFNSSQSGDKKISLADVIVLGGCAAVEKAAKDAGHDVEVPFTPGRTDASQEQTDAEAYAVLEPTADGFRNYMREGHTRPGEQLLVDRANLLNLTAPEMTVLVGGMRVLDANFEDTDLGVFTETPGKLTNDFFVNLLDMGTQWKKSADDENVFEGYDRASGELKWTGTRVDLIFGSNSQLRSLAEVYGSDDAEEKFVHDFVAAWNKVMNLDRFDLNPAVRSGADSSTVTQR from the coding sequence ATGGCCGCTTCGGCCCAGCAGACTGCCGTTGATAGTCCAAGCACCGCTGGGATCGGCATGCATGGCAACACGTCGACTGGTTATATGACCAACGACGACTGGTGGCCGAATCAGCTGAACCTGCGGATTCTTCACCAGAACTCGCCGCTCAGCAATCCGATGGGTCCCGACTTCGACTACGCCGCAGAGTTTAGCAAGTTGGATCTGGCTGAAGTGAAGAAGGACATCAAAGCGCTGATGACCGATTCGCAGGATTGGTGGCCAGCCGACTATGGTCACTACGGCCCGTTCTTCATTCGTATGGCCTGGCACAGCGCCGGTACGTATCGCGTGGCGGATGGTCGAGGTGGTGCCTCGGACGGAACGCAACGCTTCGCGCCGCTCAACAGCTGGCCCGACAACGCGAATCTCGACAAGGCTCGTCGGTTGCTTTGGCCCATCAAGCAAAAGTATGGTGATAAGCTCTCGTGGGCCGACCTGATGGTGCTCACTGGAAACTGCGCGCTTGAGTCGATGGGTTTTGAAACCATCGGTTTCGCTGGCGGCCGCGAAGACGTTTGGGTTCCGCAGGAAGACGTTTACTGGGGACCTGAAAGCGAATGGATGGGCACCGAGCGTTACAAAGGTGGCGACGATCTCGATACCCCCCTCGGGGCAACCACCATGGGCCTGATTTACGTGAACCCCGAAGGCCCCAAAGGCAAGCCCGATCCGATGGCTGCCGCCCAGGCGATTCGCCTCACGTTTGGCCGCATGGCGATGAACGACGAAGAAACCGTGGCCCTCATCGCGGGTGGTCATACTTTTGGTAAGGCTCACGGGGCGGCAAGTCCCGCCAAGTACGTGGGTCCCGAGCCCGAAGGTGCCGGCATCGAAGAGCAGGGGCTCGGCTGGCACAACAAGCTCGGCAAAGGCAACGGCGATCAAACCATTACCAGCGGTCTCGAAGGTGCCTGGACCACCACGCCCGCCCAGTGGTCGCACGATTACTTCCAACACCTGTACGGCTACGAATGGGAACTCACCAAGAGCCCAGCCGGCGCTCAGCAGTGGACTCCTGTCGATGGTTCCGGCGATGGCACCGTGCCTGATGCACACGATCCATCGAAGACACATGCTCCCATGATGTTTACCACCGACATCGCGCTGAAGACCGATCCGGAATACGCCAAGATCTCGAAACGCTTCTACGAGCATCCTGAAGAGTTCGAAAAGGCGTTTGCCAAGGCTTGGTTCAAGTTGACGCATCGCGATATGGGTCCTGTGTCGCGGTACTTGGGTCCAGAGATTCCGGTCGAAGACTTCCTGTGGCAAGATCCTCTGCCCGCAGTGAATTACACAGTAGTTAGCGATAACGACGTTGCTGCTCTGAAGTCGCAGATTCTCGAATCGGGCTTGTCGGTTTCCGATTTGGTTTCGACCGCCTGGGCTTCGGCCGCTAGCTATCGCGACTCCGACAAGCGGGGCGGTGCCAACGGTGCCCGCATTCGCTTGGCTCCGGCCAAGAACTGGGAAGTCAACGAACCCGCCCAGTTGTCGAAGGTGCTCAAGGTGTTGACCAAGATTCAGCAGGACTTCAATAGCTCGCAGTCGGGCGACAAGAAGATCTCGCTGGCCGACGTCATCGTGCTCGGCGGTTGTGCTGCCGTGGAAAAAGCAGCCAAGGATGCCGGCCACGACGTGGAAGTGCCGTTCACGCCTGGGCGTACCGATGCTTCTCAAGAGCAGACCGACGCCGAAGCCTACGCGGTGCTTGAGCCCACGGCCGATGGTTTCCGCAATTACATGCGGGAAGGTCACACTCGCCCCGGCGAACAATTGCTCGTCGACCGTGCGAACCTGCTAAACCTGACCGCTCCGGAGATGACCGTGCTCGTCGGCGGCATGCGTGTGCTCGACGCGAACTTCGAAGACACCGACCTGGGCGTCTTTACCGAGACTCCTGGTAAGTTGACCAACGACTTCTTTGTGAACCTGCTCGACATGGGCACGCAATGGAAGAAGTCGGCCGACGACGAAAACGTGTTCGAAGGATACGATCGTGCTTCGGGCGAACTCAAGTGGACCGGCACCCGCGTCGACTTGATCTTCGGTTCGAACTCGCAACTGCGATCGCTGGCCGAAGTGTACGGCAGCGACGACGCCGAAGAGAAGTTCGTACACGACTTTGTCGCTGCCTGGAACAAGGTAATGAACCTCGACCGGTTCGACCTGAACCCAGCGGTCCGCAGCGGTGCCGACTCGTCGACCGTTACGCAGCGATAG
- a CDS encoding LamG-like jellyroll fold domain-containing protein, whose protein sequence is MSSPLHSLFLLCLWLASTQAFAIEPTSPPAFNHPGLLHTEDDFARMRSKLADNQQPWLAGWQVLEQSRHAQLNWQPRPTETIVRGGPGQNFPVLFNDMHATYCLALRWKVSGDKAYADKAVEILNGWSSTLKHIRGNSDRFLAAGIYGYQFANAAEIMRTYPGWSHDDFGRFQQMMLEVFYPMNHQFLTEHNEAAITNYWANWDLCNIASIQAIGVLCDRRDLYDEAMQYLFHGRGNGALDKAIYYVHPGNLGQWQEAGRDQGHSTLGIALLGPICETAWHQGDDLYGYRNNRFLAGAEYVAKYNLNQPVPYVPYAWGTGQRGDHREQATISDNGRGNLRAGYELVVNHYVHRLGIAAPYSSQYAAKLRPEPGAGGHASTFDQPGFGTLTATIDPQVASPRPSGLTARLRSHNVELSWWGAANSTSYQLSRATQPEGPFNVIASDIHDPLTYTDSNLPRGTYYYYVEAIVEGVPVSRSEVVCLSTAPTLVSRYEFDEHRESQADSPSYVMHGAKLVAGLSGQAVALDGVDDYVELPTGVVSQLSDFTIACWVQVDEQATWSRVFDFGDDRGFSMYLTPSNANGKCSFAVSTVYYHNEQVVESPSPLPLHRWVHVAVTLSDRTATLYVDGQAVAVRDDIHFPPYRLGNTSQNWIGRSQYSDPYLTGKVDDFRIYHGALSPSEIEMLLKTR, encoded by the coding sequence ATGTCCTCCCCCCTGCACTCTCTGTTTCTGCTTTGTCTCTGGCTTGCCAGTACTCAAGCGTTTGCCATCGAACCAACTTCTCCCCCTGCTTTCAATCATCCCGGTCTGCTTCACACCGAAGACGACTTCGCCCGCATGCGATCCAAACTGGCCGACAACCAGCAACCCTGGCTGGCAGGTTGGCAAGTCTTGGAGCAAAGCCGCCACGCCCAACTCAACTGGCAACCTCGCCCCACGGAGACCATCGTTCGAGGAGGCCCTGGGCAGAACTTTCCGGTGCTATTCAACGACATGCACGCAACCTATTGCTTGGCGCTGCGTTGGAAGGTATCAGGCGACAAAGCCTATGCTGACAAAGCAGTCGAGATTCTTAATGGCTGGTCTTCGACACTCAAACACATCCGCGGAAACTCCGATCGGTTCCTGGCTGCGGGAATCTATGGTTATCAATTTGCGAACGCGGCAGAAATCATGCGAACCTATCCCGGTTGGAGTCACGACGACTTCGGCCGGTTTCAACAGATGATGCTCGAAGTGTTCTACCCGATGAATCATCAATTCCTCACCGAACACAACGAGGCGGCTATTACCAACTACTGGGCGAATTGGGATCTCTGTAACATTGCGTCGATTCAAGCCATCGGCGTTCTCTGCGACCGTCGCGACTTGTACGACGAAGCCATGCAATACCTGTTTCACGGCCGCGGCAACGGCGCACTCGACAAAGCCATTTACTACGTGCATCCCGGCAATCTTGGCCAATGGCAAGAGGCCGGTCGCGACCAAGGGCATTCCACCCTTGGCATCGCGCTTCTTGGCCCCATCTGCGAAACCGCATGGCACCAAGGCGACGATCTGTATGGCTATCGCAACAACCGTTTTCTGGCCGGCGCGGAGTACGTTGCCAAGTACAACCTCAACCAACCAGTTCCTTATGTCCCCTACGCTTGGGGTACCGGCCAGCGCGGCGACCATCGTGAGCAGGCAACCATCTCCGACAACGGTCGCGGCAATCTTCGAGCGGGATACGAACTGGTTGTGAATCATTACGTCCATCGTCTTGGCATCGCTGCTCCATATAGTTCTCAGTACGCGGCCAAACTGCGCCCCGAACCTGGAGCTGGAGGTCACGCGTCGACCTTCGATCAACCCGGCTTCGGCACCCTTACTGCAACTATCGATCCGCAAGTCGCTTCGCCCCGCCCAAGCGGCCTCACCGCAAGGTTGCGTTCGCATAACGTGGAACTGTCGTGGTGGGGAGCGGCCAACTCGACGTCGTATCAGCTTTCGCGAGCTACTCAGCCCGAGGGTCCTTTCAACGTGATTGCCAGCGATATCCATGATCCACTTACCTATACCGATTCGAATTTGCCGCGCGGAACTTACTACTATTACGTAGAAGCTATCGTCGAGGGGGTTCCGGTCTCACGTTCCGAGGTCGTATGCCTGTCGACAGCCCCGACTCTGGTATCGCGGTACGAGTTCGACGAGCATCGCGAGTCACAAGCCGACAGTCCATCTTATGTAATGCACGGGGCTAAACTTGTCGCTGGTTTATCCGGTCAAGCAGTCGCTCTCGACGGAGTCGACGACTACGTTGAGCTGCCGACCGGGGTGGTCAGCCAGTTGAGCGACTTTACGATCGCTTGCTGGGTGCAGGTCGACGAGCAGGCAACCTGGTCGCGGGTTTTTGATTTCGGCGACGACCGAGGCTTCTCCATGTACCTCACTCCTTCGAATGCGAACGGAAAGTGCAGCTTCGCTGTCAGCACGGTCTATTACCATAACGAGCAAGTAGTCGAATCCCCTTCTCCCCTGCCTTTGCATCGCTGGGTGCATGTCGCGGTCACTCTATCCGATCGCACCGCGACGCTGTACGTCGATGGGCAGGCGGTTGCAGTGCGGGACGATATTCATTTTCCTCCGTATCGATTAGGGAATACTTCGCAAAACTGGATTGGTCGTTCTCAATATTCCGATCCTTACCTAACTGGCAAAGTCGACGATTTCCGCATCTACCATGGCGCGTTGTCACCAAGCGAAATCGAAATGCTCCTGAAAACGCGGTAA
- a CDS encoding histone deacetylase family protein: MTLLYYNPQFQEHQTGNTHPENPGRLLPIVRHMNFVALGPHCRRPSWEPATIAQLAQVHDRSHIAMVREFASKGGGWIEQDTYVSDRSADVAMLAAGAACDAVQRVVAGEDHQAFCLIRPPGHHALPNGAMGFCLFNNVATAARMATRQLDIERVLVIDWDVHHGNGTQDIFWDDPQVGFLSIHRWPFYPGTGAADETGKGDGLGTTLNVPLELGTSRTDYIDHFTKALETLAERMRPQLVIISAGFDAHHLDPVGALGLETEDYQTLTRAVLKVAETHADGRLVSVLEGGYNPEVLADCIEVHLETLMEWHDEL; the protein is encoded by the coding sequence ATGACGCTCCTCTACTACAATCCCCAGTTCCAGGAACACCAAACCGGCAACACCCACCCCGAGAATCCCGGGCGGTTGCTGCCGATCGTGCGTCATATGAACTTCGTCGCCCTGGGACCTCACTGTCGCCGTCCTAGCTGGGAGCCGGCCACGATTGCTCAGCTGGCGCAAGTGCACGATCGTTCGCACATTGCCATGGTTCGCGAGTTTGCCAGTAAAGGGGGTGGATGGATCGAGCAAGACACTTACGTGAGCGACCGCTCGGCCGACGTCGCCATGCTGGCGGCCGGGGCTGCTTGCGATGCGGTTCAGCGGGTCGTCGCCGGCGAGGATCATCAAGCGTTTTGCCTGATTCGCCCGCCGGGGCACCATGCATTGCCTAACGGGGCGATGGGGTTTTGCCTGTTCAACAACGTCGCCACTGCCGCGCGGATGGCAACCCGCCAACTCGACATCGAACGCGTGCTCGTGATCGATTGGGACGTTCATCATGGCAACGGAACGCAGGACATTTTTTGGGACGATCCTCAGGTTGGCTTTCTCTCGATTCATCGCTGGCCTTTCTATCCCGGCACCGGCGCGGCCGACGAAACCGGCAAAGGCGACGGGCTCGGCACCACGCTCAACGTGCCGCTCGAACTCGGCACGTCGCGCACCGACTACATCGACCACTTCACTAAAGCGCTCGAAACGCTGGCCGAACGCATGCGACCGCAGCTGGTGATCATCAGCGCGGGCTTCGACGCCCATCACCTCGACCCGGTCGGAGCATTGGGCCTCGAGACCGAGGATTACCAAACGCTCACCCGCGCGGTGCTCAAAGTCGCCGAGACCCACGCCGACGGTCGCCTGGTCAGCGTACTCGAAGGGGGCTACAACCCCGAAGTCCTGGCCGACTGCATCGAAGTGCACCTCGAAACGCTCATGGAATGGCACGACGAACTGTAA